Genomic segment of Umezawaea sp. Da 62-37:
GATGTCGGGCTCGTTCACCGGGTCGACGCTGGTGGCCCGCAGGTAGTGGATGTACTCGTCGAGCTTGCGCCGCCGGTCCTGCGGGAACGGCCGCACCGAGCTGCCGCCCGTGCTGATGACCCGCCAGAACGCGTCGAGGTCGCCCGCGCCCGGCACGTCGACCGAGACGCCGACGATCGCGATGTCCGTGTTCATGTACACCCTTCCTCAGGCGATCTTGTGGACGAGCGAGCTCAGGGTCCTGCCGTGCACCTCGTCGAAGTCGGTCACGCCCGCCGCGCGCAGCGTCGTGACGGTGCGGACCCACTCGACCGGCGAGGACAGCTGGCGGGCCAGCAGGTCCGGGCCGTCGAACAGCTCACCGGTGACGCTGGAGACCACGGGGGTCGTGGCCGGGCGGAACTCGAATTCGGCGAGCACCTCCCGGAACCGGGCCTCGGCCGGTGCCATCAGCGGGGTGTGGAACGGGCCGCTGACGTTGATCGGCACGACCCGCGCGCCGGGCAGCGCGGCGATGGCCTTGGCCGCCACCGCGACCTCCGCGCGGTCACCGGCGATGGTGGTCTGGGTGTCAGCGTTGAGGTTGGCGACGAACACCCCTGTCAGACCGGTCTCGATCAGCGCGCGCCGCACGAACGCGACCGGCACGCCCTGCACGGCCGACATGCCGCCGCCGGTGATCTCCGACATCAGCTCGGCCCGCCGCCGCACCAGCCGCAGACCGGCCTCCAGGTCCAGCACGCCGCCCGCGACCAGCGCGTTGTACTCGCCGAGGCTGTGGCCGGCGTAGTAGTCGTGGCCGATCTCGGAGAGCCCCATCAGGGCGTTGACGAAGAAGACGGCGGGCTGCGCGTACCGGGTGTCGCGCAGGCGCCGCTCGGGATCGCGGACGCACAGCTCCTCGACGGAGTAGCCGAGCACCTCGTCGGCGAGCGCGGTGGCGTCCGGGAAGCGGGCGAACAGCTCCGCCCCCATCCCCTTCCGCTGCACGCCCTGACCTGGGAAGAGCAGACAACGCACGGCATTCTCCTAACGGGCTCGGCGCGAGAACTGCTGGACCGACTCGAAGCGCAGGGGACGGGCGTCGGCGCGCAGGCATTCACGGGTGAAGCGGCGCGCGCCCGGACCGGGGCCGCAGTCCACGACCCGTTCGATCGCGGCGTCGCCGATCGCGTGACCGGCCGCCAGCTCCCACTCGATCGGCCGCACCAGCACCTGGTCGAGGAACTCCTGCACCAGGTCCGTCGACTGCCTCAGATCGCGCGGCGCGTCGGTCGCGTACACCGGCACCTCCAGCGCGTCCGCGCCCGGCATCGGGCCGATGAACGCGAGGTCGTCGCGGACGCGGCGGGCCGCGGGTGCCAGCCGCGAGCTGTGGAACGGGATCGAGTTCGACAGGAACGCCCAGCTCACCCGCGACTCCGCGAACGCGGTCTCGTGGGCGAAGTAGAAGTCGAGCAGGTCCGCGGTCGACCCGCTGAGCACCTGCACGGTGGGGGAGTTGACCAGGCTCACCGACAGCGACCGCCGCCCGTCCTCGCCGTACCGGCGCACCGCGCTGCTCAGGTCGTGCCGCGACATGCCCGTCAGCGACGCCATCGGGGTCGGGGTGCGGCCCTTGCCGTCGCGGGCGAGGTACCGGCTCACCAGTTCCGGGCTGACGACGCGCGCCTCGTCGAGCTGGTGGCCGCGCACCAGGCTCAGCGCGACGAGCTTGAGCGAGCCCGCCGCCAGCGCGAGGAACTCGTCGACCCGCCGCGTGCGCATCCCGGCCACGACCGCCGCCTGGAGCCCGATGCTGTGGCCGAGCGCCGCCACGACGTCGCCGTCCGCGCCGCGCGAGGTCGGCTGGAGGTGGCACACCTGGCACACGTGGACGCAGACCCCGGCCACGATCGAATTCCGCAGGGCATCGGGTGGAAAGTCTGCGGACGACTCCAGCCATTGTTTCAGGGGGAAGTCGGTGGGGAGCACGGCGGCGCGCGTTTCGTTGCCGATGTATTTCAGGACGTCGTCCAGAACGGTGAACACCGTGTGGAAGTAGGCGGCGTTCTCAGGTCGGGAGTAAAGCTCTCGAAGGGCGGCGGCCAAGGTGTCGTTGTTGCCACCGAGACCGTCGAAGAGCAGGAGGGTGCGCATCATGACCTCGACCCGTGAAGGTGGTCCTGACCTGTGGTGACCGCGTCTATGAGGTCGAGACTCGCTGAATCGTGTGAACGGTTGCACACGGTAGGGCCGACCGTGGAAACCGACAACCGCTTGTCCGTTCGGGCATTGCGACGAAAGGCGGAATGGGCGGTCGACGTGGTGGTCTTCCCGTTGTCGGGACCTCTCGTCGGTGTGTTGACCATTTTCGCGGGATAGCGGTTCATCCGGGCAGCTCACGCCGCGCGCGGATGATCGCACGCCGATGCGCCTGCTCGGCGCGCGATGAGTAGTGAATACCCCTGTTCGGCACAGGGCGTTCCTTGATGGGCGCGGATCCGGATCCGATGGGTGTGCTTCGTGTTCGCGAAGTGCGGCCCGCCCCGGACCGCGGCGTGGGCGGCCGGATCCGCGGTTCCCGGTCTCCGAACCCAGGACCCAGGACGTTCGTGCTGCTCGCCCACCGCGAACGGCACGTGGCCGGCTACCGGTTCCGCAGGTCCAGGTAGGCGCTGAGCCGAGCGGCCGAGGTGAGCATGGCGAGGCCCTGCGCGGTCAGCTTCCGCTGCCAACCGCCCAGGGCGGTGGCCAACGCCTCCGTGCCGCCCGCCGTGCGGACCTGGCGCACCACGGTGGCGATGTGCTCCAGGGGGTAGCGGCCCCGCCGGAGCAGGTGCGCCAGTTCGGCGTCGCGGACGTCGTTCGCGCGGAACACGCGGTAGCCGGTGGCGGGATCGCGTTCGGGGACGACGATGCCCGCGTCCTCCCAGTTGCGCAGGGTCGCCGGGGTGACGCGGAGCCTGCGGGCGAGTTCGCCGATGGTCAGGGGCCCGGTCCTGTGGTCGGGACGCGCCTCCGCAGTCAGGTGGTCCACGGCCTGCCGCACGGCGTCGAGGGTCTCCCGGTCGCGGATGAGCCTGCCGTGGCCGCTGTCGATGATCCCCAGGGCCCGGTCGAGGTCGTCCTGGTTGAGCGCGGCCATGATCCGGCCCGCCGCCGGGTAGCCGTGGGCCGGGACGAGGGCCAGGTAGGCGTGCAGGGCGGAGGCGTGCACCTCGGTGTAGATCCGGTAGCCGGTGTCGGTGCGGTCGGCGGGCGGGAGGAAGCCGCTCCGCTCGTAGTTGCGGACGGCCTGGGTGGACAGGCCGTGCTCCCGCGCGAGGTCGGCCGGCCGGAGGGTTCTCATCTGGTTTGAGACTTTACTCGACGGTCACGCGGCCGGGTCGGGCGGAAGTCTCAACCGTTCTTTCAAGGATACGGTTGAGACCCATGAGCAAGGACATCATGGACTTCGTGACCCAGTCGTGCGAGCTGCTGGCGTTCGGGGAGCCCACGCACCAGGAACCGGCCTTCCAGCGGTTCCGCAACGACCTGTTCCGCCGGTTGGTCGACCACGGGTTCCGGTCGATCGCCCTGGAGACCGACCAGGCGGCCGCGATGGTCGTCGACGACTTCGTCCGGGAAGGGGTGGGGACTCTCGACGAGGTGGTGCGGGAGGGGTTCTCGCACGGCTTCGGGGAGCTGGAGTTCAACCGGCGGTTGGTCGGGTGGATGCGGGAGCACAACGAGGGACGGCCCGCGGCGGAGCAGGTGGCGTTCCACGGGTTCGACCTGTCCACCGAGATGATGAGCGCGCCGAGTCCCCGGCGGTACCTCGAGTCCGTCCGTTCCTACCTGGGGCTCGACGACGATTTCGAGGACCTGCTCGGCGATGACGTCCGGTGGAGCCGGACGGAAGCGGTGATGGACTGGTCCCAGTCGGTCGGGGCCACGGCCGAGGCCGGCGCGCTGCGGGTGATCGCCGACGACATGCTGGTGGAACTCCACGTGCGGGCGCCGGAGTTGATCGGTGCGACCTCGCCGCGCGAGTGGAACCGGGCGCGGACGCAGATCACGGCCGGGCTCGGTCTGCTGAGGTACCACCGGGAACTGGCGCGGCCGGGGGAGCAGGGGGTGCGGATCTCGCGGCTGTCGGGGGTGCGGGACGGGCTGATGGCCCGGAACCTGCTGGACATCCGGGAGGTGGAGGGGGTCAGGGGGCCGACGTTCGTGTTCGCGCACAACCTGCACCTCAAGCGGAACCGGGGTGAGTGGTCGCTGGGGGAGATGGACGTGGAATGGGTGACCGCGGGGGCGGTCGTGGCGGCGCTGGTGGGGGAGCGGTACGCGTTCGTGGCGGGGAGCGCGGGGCGGAGCGACGGGCTCGGGCTGGGGGAGCCGGAGGCGGATTCGGCCGAAGGCGTGCTGCAGAGCCGTTGCGACACCTGGGGTCTGACCGCGACCGCTGACGTGAAGGCGGTCCGGGTTCGGACCGACACGACCCCGGAGAAGGGCTACTTCCCGTTGGACCAGGCGCTGCTCGACGGTGCGGACGCCGTGCTGCACATCAGCGACACCGCGGCGGTGTGAGCGCTCTTCCGGTCACTCGGGGCGCCTTGACTGCGCGTCCACCAGCGCTTCGGCGGCCATGAGGCCGTAGCGCATGCAGGCGCCGTCGTTGAGGACCATCGCGCGGCCTGCGGCGCCGTCGGCCAGGATCGCGAGCTGCTCGCCGAGCGCTTCCGGGTCGACGGCGCCGAGCCGGGCGGCCAGTTCGGCGAGCTGCTGGGGGAAGCGGCGCTTGCGTTCGAGGGCGTACCGGTGCACCGGGCTCTCGGGATCGGGGAACTCGGCGGCGGCGTCGGTGAACGGGCAGCCGCGGATCGGGGCGTTGGTGCCGTCGGGAATGGTGAACAGCCAGCGCAGCTGCTCGCGCGGTGAGAGGTCGGTGCGGTCGAGCATTGCCTC
This window contains:
- a CDS encoding erythromycin esterase family protein, producing the protein MSKDIMDFVTQSCELLAFGEPTHQEPAFQRFRNDLFRRLVDHGFRSIALETDQAAAMVVDDFVREGVGTLDEVVREGFSHGFGELEFNRRLVGWMREHNEGRPAAEQVAFHGFDLSTEMMSAPSPRRYLESVRSYLGLDDDFEDLLGDDVRWSRTEAVMDWSQSVGATAEAGALRVIADDMLVELHVRAPELIGATSPREWNRARTQITAGLGLLRYHRELARPGEQGVRISRLSGVRDGLMARNLLDIREVEGVRGPTFVFAHNLHLKRNRGEWSLGEMDVEWVTAGAVVAALVGERYAFVAGSAGRSDGLGLGEPEADSAEGVLQSRCDTWGLTATADVKAVRVRTDTTPEKGYFPLDQALLDGADAVLHISDTAAV
- a CDS encoding ACP S-malonyltransferase, with the translated sequence MRCLLFPGQGVQRKGMGAELFARFPDATALADEVLGYSVEELCVRDPERRLRDTRYAQPAVFFVNALMGLSEIGHDYYAGHSLGEYNALVAGGVLDLEAGLRLVRRRAELMSEITGGGMSAVQGVPVAFVRRALIETGLTGVFVANLNADTQTTIAGDRAEVAVAAKAIAALPGARVVPINVSGPFHTPLMAPAEARFREVLAEFEFRPATTPVVSSVTGELFDGPDLLARQLSSPVEWVRTVTTLRAAGVTDFDEVHGRTLSSLVHKIA
- a CDS encoding TioE family transcriptional regulator, which codes for MRTLRPADLAREHGLSTQAVRNYERSGFLPPADRTDTGYRIYTEVHASALHAYLALVPAHGYPAAGRIMAALNQDDLDRALGIIDSGHGRLIRDRETLDAVRQAVDHLTAEARPDHRTGPLTIGELARRLRVTPATLRNWEDAGIVVPERDPATGYRVFRANDVRDAELAHLLRRGRYPLEHIATVVRQVRTAGGTEALATALGGWQRKLTAQGLAMLTSAARLSAYLDLRNR
- a CDS encoding TetR/AcrR family transcriptional regulator, with the protein product MTESPARGKGRGARERVLVAATTLFQRHGINATTMEQVAAAAPVSKRTLYAHFPAKDDLMVGYLRHLSESGATLEAMLDRTDLSPREQLRWLFTIPDGTNAPIRGCPFTDAAAEFPDPESPVHRYALERKRRFPQQLAELAARLGAVDPEALGEQLAILADGAAGRAMVLNDGACMRYGLMAAEALVDAQSRRPE